The window GTAGATTACAATGTCAAAGCTCACACATCTGTTGCATTCAGAGATCATTTGCAGCCAATTATATGGTTACTTACAGACAAAATACGaactgaaataatgtttttgaGTGCCTTGTAGTCCATGTACACTAGACATCTCCTTGTATATCTTGATCCAGTTTTGATTAGGTGACAAAATTCTGTGGTAGTTCCGCTGTGcaaagtttttaattaaatgtgcAGTTCTTGGCAAGCTTCCAAGTGCAGCACCAGTCTTACAGGAACATTTTACAGCATGATTCAATGACATTCCTTGAAAGCATTTGCAAAACATCTTTGCACAATTACTTGGCTTTCATCAAGTAtgcaaatttcagaaaaataaataaccatCATGTCTATTTCAAAGCATTAAATTTGTCACATTTCTTGGATAGCTCTCACAGAAAATGAACGAGACAGCCAGTCACCATTAAAGAATCCTTTGCTGTCAACATCAAGACCACTGGTCATTGGAAAATCAAACGGTATGTCCAGAGTGGCTCTCTCATGTTGAGTGCATGAGATAACATGGTAGGGATCACAAGTGGAAAGTTGGttatctctgctctctggggtTTATTTGGAAATGTAAATTTACTCCATGACTTGAAAATTAATTATCCTTTTTATGTCTGCTCCAAAAAAGGTGATGCAGTAGATTACCAAAAGCAATTGAAGCAGATGCTGAAGGATCTAGCCAAAGAAAAGGATACTAAAACTGAAAAGGAATTGCCAAAAATGAGCCAGGTATGTACCTTAGAGGCTGTACTGTTTTTAAAGAAGTAGACTCGAAATTATTGAATTCAGCAGTTTGGCTCTGTCTCATGAAGTGTAACTGCAGTACAACTGAACTTGGATTCAGTCCTTTAGGCATTGAGGATCGGGCTCCTCTGATTCAGGGAGCAGGTGCttaaaaactttcaaaaaacTACCTTCCTAGCAGTTCCCTCTGCTCAGACTGGCTGGTGAGTAGAATTTCAGACTCAccctcacctgcagcagaaGATGCAAGCAAACAGGCTTATGCAGGCTGGAAAAAGGCCTCCTCCTAAGCCAAAGAATTCCCTAGAAtgcttattttttctgttttcccataCCTTCTCTACACCAAAGCAGTAACTTCTTAGTCCACCACACCTGGAACTTGCCCTGTCTTAGGCAAACACTGACTGGAACTGCAGGAAGACAGCTGAAGGCTGTCACAGTCTTACCATCTGTTTCCTAATGCCAGTAGCTTTCTGTGTTGTTGGCATAAGGAAAGCTACTGGAGGGGAAAGGCCCCATGTTAATAAAACAAATGTACAGATGTGCAAAGAAAGATGGAACTGCACCCAGATTACcttctgtgcttgtgctgcCAAATGAAGCTTTAAATGGGTAGCATGTACCTAGCctgtcagctctgcaggggctcATGATCTCATCATGGCACCATTTCACTGAGGGCTCGCAGCTCTCCGGACAGGATACATGGAGACATCCTCTGATAACCACCTGGAATGGGTGAGCAAGGCAGAGACAaaaggagctgggcagggaagatCTCAGAATTGTTTTAGAAGAGCTGGAAAGAGGGGAGAGAAACAGAAGGGAAGCTTGCCCGCAGGCCTGTGGATGGCTACTTTGGTTGTAACCCAGTGTGTCGCAGCCACCAATAAGGGATTTCCCCTTGCCTTGTCTCTCACTTGCCTGTACATCATCTGGCAGGTCCTGAATTCCTCCATCAGGGCATCAAAATACTTCACTGCCCTCTTCCCTTTTTGATTTCAGCACAGGGTTTCCTAGCACCACTGGGGgttgaaatcctttctttaacagctttttaaaagcaggCAGAAGTTATAAAAGAGCATATAAATGTACACAGCATTCCACCTGCCTTTGCAGTCCCGTGCCCTGCCTGACTCCTGCAGTGATCCTTAGTGTGGCTGTTCAGGACTCTGATGCTGGTTTTTCATCCTTTTACAGAAGGAGTTCATTCAGTTCTGCAAAACGTTGTATAGCATGTTTCATGAAGATCCAGAGGAGAACGATTTGTATCAAGCCATTGCCACAGTGACCACACTGTTGCTTCAGATTGGAGAGGTAGGACAGAGGAGCCTCAGCCTGGGGAGCGGCTCAGATGAGTTCACCGAGGACTTGCAGCCTGAGGCCTCTGCTTCAGAGCAGGATGCTGTTTTTACTGACACTGTGAAGAGCCCTCACAAAGACTCTCAGTCTTCACCTGTGACTGAAGGGGACTGGACTGTCTCTTTTGAACATATTTTAGCATCCCTCTTGACTGAACAATCATTAGTTAACTTCTTTGAAAAACCCTTAGAACTGAAACCAAAGCTTGAGAATGCAAAGCTAAATCAATACAGTCTCAGAACAAATGGAATGAGCTGCCAGTCACGGAGTGAACATGCAAAACCAAACATGCAGTAGCAGCAAATATATCAAAAATGAAATGCACTGAAATTATGCCAAAGGACATACTGTAAAAGGCTTGCAGTTGGCAGTGGACTTCTGGTATCCAATTTGTTGGTCTGTGGTTTTCAGTTTAAGAGCTTTAAAAGCTATAAGGGTGTGTAGGTTTGTTTTGTGCCATTGACTCATGTTCTTGTTCTGAATGTAAAAGGAAATATCTGTCTACAGTGTGAAGAACTGAAGCCCTCTTCTGCAttgggagagcagaggctggctcCAGTTCTTTCTTTTAAGCAGGGGAAAACACTCCTCATCCGCTGTCCAGTTTGTTTCGGTTGCCTTTTTTTGCACTaataatgaaaatgtttcaaTGCTGGTAATTGAaactattttaatatatttgattGTATTCCAGTTTTTATGTCTTGCTGAAATGTTAAGTGTACACGGAACTGTGCTTCTAATGTTGGTCTGTGAAAACATGCACTTTTCAATAAACCCTTTTTGTACAAAAGTGGCATTGACAGTATTTACTGGTTTAGGGAAGCTAAGTGCCTTTAGTCCCTACAGCTTTAAACAAATCCCCTGGGGTAGCAAGATCACAATTATTTCACTAATCAAAACCCTGTTTCTGTGTTGtacacagagctgctttgggaGAAGCCTACTGAGTCTGCCTAAGAGGCCAGTGGGGCACAACATTCACATGAGATTACATACATGACATATTGATCTAGCAGTTTTGTTgagtttttcttattttgtttttaaacaaactgAACTTAACTTAAAATACCTGTGTAAAGGCTCTTTAATacccagaacaaaacaaacccaccacAACTCTGCCACCCACAAAGAACATTTGAACCTCCTTATTCCATTCACATGTAAGAGAAGTCTAGTGTATCTTTAAGAAAATTACACCTTTATGTTCAAATTTAAAGAAAGCACGATATTTTAAAGACTGGTACCTGTTCAACTCAATGCTTCACGGTTGAGAGCTTGAAAAGATTggacaataaaaacaacaactgaagaatatattttatatttttattgtaatgGAAATCCATTTAATTTTCATCCACATTGACTGTCTGTAGACCTGCAAAACAAGACCACCACCTGTCACATATATTGAAGTCTTCCCAAGAAAGCACACCTACATGTTTAAGGGTAGTCTGCTGACCTACTTCTGGAAGAGCAAACTCTATAGACAAGTATTTCTGCAAAGGCTAAAACAAAAACTTAGTTGCATTTACAGAATTGATTTTTATCAGATGACAAGCAGAGAGGGCTTAACCTGCCTGAGCTTTTAATAGCAGAGGATGGGCTTAAGGACTTCCCTAGTGACCATGGCCTGTGTTTTTCAATCTCTCAAAATTTACACGATTGTTTCACTCCTTTTTGATGTGGATCAGGGAGTCCTGTTCCCTACAGCAAAGCCAAGTTAAGCCTGTGGTTTGACTCCTGCAGCGTGCTTTTCATCTGAATTTTGCACTGCAGGAAGAGATGCATGAACACCTTCCTTACCTTTGAATGTTGTGACTGGTACATAGGTAACCAGGGTGTACAGCTTGTTGGGTGAATCCTCGTCCTCATTGCGCTTTCTGGACAAACGCACACGGATACGGTAAGGAACATTCCTGAAATGAAGATGGCAGATTAATTTGAAACCCATGGATTCATAGCAGAATTCCTTCTCAGCAGCATACCAAGAGCAAAATCTTGTACCTTAAGAGACTGTATTGTTTGCCTTAGAGGaactctgttttgtttgtttgttttgcttggttttattCAAGTTAGCAGGTAAGATTAAACTGAGCCTTGAGTAAGATAAATTCATAGTCCAGTAGGAGCATAAAGTCAGAAGTGCATCATCAGTCCACTACTGAGGAAACACACCTTGAAGATGATCACCAAGTGAACATGACCAGCAAGCAGCTGTTCATAACAAGCATTTCTTACTACAATATAAAATAGTAAGGAAGAACCCCAACAATCCACCCTGAAAGCCCAAGGCCTCTGTCACAACTCAGAGTAATGCCTATCTTTATGCCAGAAGCTGTGAAAATTCTAGTGAGCATCATGCCTGAACCAAGGTCTTACTTAAGGACACAAAACTGATCATCATTTCTTCCTCACAAAGAGCATGGACTTGTTAACTAAAttgtttaataattttgtttgtaaTAGGCAAATCACAGCTTAGTTTCCTTGCCTAGTAATGCCCAAAATACGCTGCTGAGAGGAGGCACAGAATTTTTTCTCCACACCATTTTCCACATAACCTGCCACCCTGAACTCAAGATTTTAGGAGACTCCTGCTCAGAGTACTATGTGAAGGAACCCGctcttcctccctgctgcaAGAACAGCCTTTTAAAAAGCACACGTATTACATCAGGTGGACATAGCACTTAGACACAGCAACTGGCTTTGCTTTATTCCCTTCCTGTCAAaatcaaaagcatttttcactAATTTATGCAGATCACTGACTACCATACCAGCCAACATGGTGATTTTAGCCTCTGCTGATCCTTCCAGAGGAAGATACCTTACTTTGCATACATTATGGATTCTAACTAGTAAAAACTGCAGATTCACACTGGAAAGACTGATGTGGTGACCCCTTGCTCCACAGACTGCACCTGCACCAGTCAATACGAAGCAGTCTTGGTTAGCAGCCTCACTGCAAAGCCCTGGGGTTATGTGTGCTGTCTCCTGGTTCCACTGTCACTCCCCATGAACTGGGCAGTTTAACAGGGAGGACACAGAACCCCTGCCAGTAATACCCAGTAATTCAGTCTCATCCTCCCACTCTGCTTTTCAAGGAATGGTTGGCCACATGATGCCAGGCAAAGCACTCTATGGATGTCATAGACCAGACTTAGCAATTTAACTCCCAGAAGGCATGGTTTAAACCCATGTGCATCTCTCAAAGCACCAATCCCAATCAGTTAACCTTTTATTACAGTTTAAAAAGTCCCACTCCCCACAGGAGTTCTGCTGGACCATCTTAACACATGTCATATCAGCTGCCTTGGTAGCAGTGATTTAACACAAGTAGTTTTTGGTCCCCAAACTACTTATTTGTAGTGTCAAGAAAAGATTAATGGTCCTGTTGAAAATACACCCCCTTTTGTGCAGCATGCTTCAAAACCTAATCCTGTTTAGACACACTGCACAATCCCACTCAGCCTGGGATTGTAGCTATCACTGCAAAGTCAGGTTTATAACAACTATCGGCTGCAATAGGGATCAAGGTACTACAGTATTACAATACCCCaatccttccctgctctcaACCCCCAAACCTGCActccttctttcctttgctttattCCTATTAAAAGTAGAAGGAAATTCTTTCAATCCTAGAATTTACCAAAGCTTTGTTACAAATATACCAGGACAGCTGACCAGAACACAGAGGTGACAGATTAGGTTGGTGTGTACACCACAAGAAGCAagcattttcaaagaaaacacaaatactgCAAGAAGTACACAATTTTTTCCTAATCCttcatgttggtttttttcctcagccagtAAAGAAAATTGCAAAAACCCACCTTATTCCTTTAGCCCAGACTGCTTTGTTGAGTCTGGTATCAATGCGGACGTCAGGAGTACCCATCTCCTTCATGGCAAACTTCCGGATTTCCTTGAGGGCGCGAGGTGCTCGCTTCTTGAAGCCCC is drawn from Zonotrichia leucophrys gambelii isolate GWCS_2022_RI chromosome 1, RI_Zleu_2.0, whole genome shotgun sequence and contains these coding sequences:
- the RPL31 gene encoding large ribosomal subunit protein eL31, producing MAPAKKGGEKKKGRSAINEVVTREYTINIHKRIHGVGFKKRAPRALKEIRKFAMKEMGTPDVRIDTRLNKAVWAKGIRNVPYRIRVRLSRKRNEDEDSPNKLYTLVTYVPVTTFKGLQTVNVDEN